One genomic region from Rubinisphaera margarita encodes:
- a CDS encoding rhomboid family intramembrane serine protease, with protein MGSGGGDWPVWKKLILITVIAFVGQLFFPLVNIWFDLASEAVLQGQIWRLLTYAFLHDPGNLFHLLFNMLLIYFFGRRLESMYGSREFGLFYCAAAIFAGLCYVAWSMAMADLTPAVGASGAAVALVFLYALHFPREQVMLWGLIAVQMRWLAGFILLVDLLPVLSELGGRGSTDQIAHMAHLGGILFAFLYFKFRLRLAPLTTSFGSSGARRNPKLKIYRDEDPQVMEQEVDRILQKIAEKGEASLTSKERKTLTQASERYKNRKS; from the coding sequence ATGGGATCAGGTGGCGGAGACTGGCCGGTCTGGAAGAAGCTGATCCTGATCACCGTGATTGCCTTCGTCGGTCAGCTGTTCTTTCCGCTGGTCAACATCTGGTTCGATCTGGCTTCGGAAGCCGTGCTGCAGGGACAGATCTGGCGGCTGCTGACTTATGCGTTCCTGCACGATCCCGGGAACCTGTTCCATCTGCTCTTCAACATGCTGCTGATCTACTTCTTCGGCCGCCGGCTGGAGTCGATGTACGGCAGCCGGGAGTTTGGTCTCTTCTATTGCGCAGCCGCCATTTTCGCCGGGCTTTGCTATGTCGCCTGGTCGATGGCCATGGCGGATCTCACTCCCGCGGTCGGTGCATCGGGAGCCGCGGTGGCGCTGGTGTTCCTGTATGCCCTGCACTTTCCGCGAGAGCAGGTCATGCTCTGGGGGCTGATTGCCGTGCAGATGCGGTGGCTGGCCGGGTTCATTCTTCTCGTCGACCTGCTTCCGGTTCTGTCGGAACTCGGCGGACGGGGCAGCACCGATCAGATTGCCCACATGGCTCACCTGGGCGGCATCCTGTTCGCGTTTCTCTACTTCAAGTTCCGCCTTCGCCTGGCTCCCCTGACGACATCGTTCGGCTCATCCGGTGCTCGCCGAAACCCCAAGCTGAAGATCTACCGCGACGAAGACCCGCAGGTGATGGAACAGGAAGTCGACCGCATCCTGCAGAAAATCGCCGAAAAGGGCGAAGCCAGCCTGACGAGCAAGGAACGAAAAACACTCACACAGGCCAGCGAACGCTATAAGAACCGGAAGTCGTAG
- a CDS encoding RNA polymerase subunit sigma produces the protein MSGPIIRTGATPEFSKGWDRIFGDGKPARKKSSKKSTKKSTKTAAKKTTTKKAATKKASSPAVKATAKKAAKKATAKKSTAAGSSARKTKKK, from the coding sequence ATGAGCGGACCAATTATCAGAACCGGCGCGACACCTGAGTTTTCAAAAGGGTGGGATCGCATCTTCGGCGATGGCAAGCCGGCCCGGAAGAAGTCGAGCAAGAAGAGCACGAAGAAGTCGACCAAGACCGCAGCCAAAAAGACGACGACCAAAAAGGCCGCGACGAAGAAAGCCTCCAGTCCCGCTGTGAAAGCGACCGCGAAGAAAGCCGCTAAGAAAGCGACCGCGAAGAAGTCGACCGCTGCCGGGTCGAGCGCCCGCAAGACGAAGAAGAAGTAG
- a CDS encoding DUF6798 domain-containing protein, with product MTDLSSSSVSEDNHETASQSSHWLAILILWGLLIAWSLLRSPIPSVNEPHYLCKARHFWDPTWCANDFFLTSSNPHWVYYFTVGWMTQFLSLGTTALIARLASLLIFATGWIRMTRALLPHRLAPFLSLSVFLLLQAVVNFSGEWVIGGTESKVFSYGLGFWSLGCFLNRRWNAAGVLMGLAIAFHPLVGIWLTGCLVLGAVPVLYQHRTELRSIAKRALVPLALLVLASLPGMIPALGIIFDSASPADRFAGDYLQVFFRLKHHLDPMQFKPLNYIVYLGLMILSVAGYQRLRNGGERIEGWRLLLGLMFASALVAFIGILIGLRFTEPNEMPALALRAKLLKFYPFRLYDMMVPVFFSLIIAAMTVRWASRASKTTLALFSAAIFLLGMSFPFVDRNPSRLPNERLSDWYEACEWARTETPPETLFATPRSGWAFKWYSHRAEYVTFKDCPQDARGILEWNERLTVMADWRTASYEDSFISREELARLRELTGAEYLIARHAYLFDSEPVFENEFYRIDRLPEPKVVPVPSARRSDSQAASFR from the coding sequence GTGACCGACCTCAGCTCTTCATCGGTATCAGAAGACAATCACGAAACCGCCAGTCAGTCTTCGCACTGGCTGGCGATCCTCATTTTATGGGGACTGTTGATTGCCTGGTCACTGCTCCGATCGCCCATTCCCTCGGTTAACGAACCCCACTACCTGTGCAAGGCCCGGCACTTCTGGGACCCCACGTGGTGCGCGAACGATTTCTTCCTCACTTCGTCGAATCCGCACTGGGTCTACTACTTCACCGTCGGCTGGATGACGCAGTTTCTGTCGCTGGGCACAACCGCTCTCATCGCGCGGCTCGCTTCCCTGCTTATCTTCGCGACCGGCTGGATTCGCATGACCCGGGCCCTCCTGCCGCATCGACTCGCCCCCTTTCTTTCGCTGTCCGTCTTTCTCCTTCTTCAGGCGGTGGTGAATTTCTCCGGGGAGTGGGTGATTGGCGGGACAGAATCGAAAGTCTTTTCCTACGGTCTCGGCTTCTGGAGCCTGGGTTGCTTTCTGAATCGTCGCTGGAACGCGGCGGGAGTCCTGATGGGGCTCGCAATCGCCTTTCATCCTCTCGTTGGCATCTGGCTGACCGGCTGCCTGGTTCTCGGCGCGGTCCCCGTGCTCTATCAGCATCGAACAGAACTCCGCTCGATCGCGAAACGGGCTCTCGTACCGCTCGCCCTGTTGGTCCTTGCCTCGCTGCCGGGCATGATTCCGGCTCTGGGCATCATTTTCGATTCCGCCTCGCCGGCCGATCGTTTCGCGGGCGATTACCTGCAGGTCTTTTTTCGCCTGAAGCACCATCTCGATCCGATGCAGTTCAAGCCGTTGAATTACATTGTCTACCTGGGGCTGATGATCCTTTCCGTCGCGGGGTATCAGCGGCTGCGAAACGGCGGCGAGCGGATTGAAGGCTGGCGACTGTTGCTGGGCCTGATGTTCGCCTCGGCTCTGGTCGCCTTCATCGGGATTCTGATCGGACTGCGATTTACCGAACCCAACGAAATGCCGGCTCTGGCGTTGCGGGCCAAGCTGCTCAAATTCTACCCGTTCCGGCTGTACGACATGATGGTGCCGGTCTTCTTCAGCCTGATCATTGCCGCGATGACCGTTCGCTGGGCGTCCCGGGCTTCGAAGACGACACTCGCCTTGTTCTCAGCGGCCATCTTTCTGCTCGGAATGTCGTTCCCCTTTGTCGACCGGAATCCGTCCCGCCTGCCGAACGAGCGACTTTCAGACTGGTACGAAGCCTGCGAATGGGCTCGGACAGAAACGCCTCCCGAAACCCTGTTCGCCACACCCCGCAGCGGCTGGGCCTTCAAATGGTACTCCCACCGAGCGGAGTACGTGACCTTCAAAGACTGCCCTCAGGATGCCCGGGGCATTCTGGAATGGAACGAACGTCTGACGGTTATGGCCGACTGGAGAACGGCGAGCTACGAAGACAGCTTCATTTCCCGGGAGGAACTCGCCCGACTGCGTGAGTTAACAGGAGCAGAATACCTGATCGCCCGGCATGCGTATCTGTTCGACAGTGAACCGGTCTTTGAGAACGAGTTTTACCGGATTGACCGCCTTCCGGAGCCGAAAGTCGTGCCTGTCCCCTCGGCCAGACGTTCTGACAGTCAGGCAGCGAGTTTCCGCTGA
- a CDS encoding DUF1559 domain-containing protein: protein MPHRTQQRLRRAFTLIELLVVIAIIAILVALLLPAVQQAREAARRSSCKNNLKQIGLAIHNYHDTHNRLAPAWADWDGLWSDANQTAHINVSILPFLEAGNTEELFDYNVRWDHANNADMATLMPAAYQCPSTPGSGDPEPTSGFQTSDYTYLRSDTGWLTDSAPGNSMFDQNQFRRFRDVTDGLTNTMMLYESAGRASLYVGNQTTTAPAGWTGEYRSWAGHFNSGWLYNFQVTIDSGGGPPTVDYYVGNQVINVSNLYGASFSFHTGGVQFCLADGSVRFLSENIDLNTLSALTSINGSEVVGEF from the coding sequence ATGCCTCACCGTACTCAACAACGACTGCGTCGAGCATTTACTCTTATTGAACTTCTGGTCGTGATCGCGATCATCGCCATTCTGGTCGCGTTGCTGCTGCCGGCCGTCCAGCAGGCCCGTGAGGCGGCTCGTCGTTCATCCTGCAAGAACAACCTGAAGCAGATCGGTCTCGCGATCCACAACTACCACGATACCCACAATCGTCTCGCTCCGGCCTGGGCCGATTGGGACGGGCTCTGGTCCGATGCGAATCAAACGGCTCACATCAACGTGTCGATCCTCCCCTTCCTCGAAGCGGGCAACACTGAAGAGCTGTTCGACTACAACGTCCGCTGGGATCATGCGAACAACGCCGACATGGCCACGCTGATGCCCGCCGCCTACCAGTGCCCGTCGACCCCCGGATCAGGCGATCCCGAACCGACCAGCGGATTTCAGACATCCGATTACACTTACCTGCGTAGTGACACGGGCTGGCTCACCGATTCGGCTCCCGGCAACTCGATGTTCGATCAGAACCAGTTCCGCCGCTTTCGCGACGTGACTGATGGGCTGACAAATACGATGATGCTCTACGAGTCGGCCGGGCGGGCTTCGCTTTACGTCGGCAACCAGACCACAACCGCCCCCGCCGGCTGGACGGGCGAGTACCGCAGCTGGGCCGGACACTTCAACTCCGGTTGGCTTTATAACTTCCAGGTCACCATCGATTCCGGCGGGGGACCTCCGACGGTCGATTACTACGTCGGCAACCAGGTGATCAACGTCAGCAACCTGTACGGGGCCTCCTTCTCCTTCCATACGGGCGGCGTGCAGTTCTGCCTGGCCGACGGTTCGGTCCGTTTTCTCAGCGAGAACATCGACCTGAACACGCTCAGTGCATTGACTTCGATCAACGGTTCCGAAGTTGTCGGGGAGTTCTAA
- a CDS encoding PepSY-associated TM helix domain-containing protein, protein MNPTTGQASSTPSSGTRFRLRTLWLKTHRWLGLTVGLLLVLIGLTGSVLVFDHAIDEWLNPELLLTEESGSRQSLQNVIEAAEQSQSADAMSVTKPRVENGVWSVWFSTGTKEDPKFTAVYVDPYTAEVKGQRTWGEDLMTWIYRLHFRLVAGWVGGVIVGICGLILMISVATGVYLWWPLWMNSWRAAFAVRGGPRFNYDLHKTVGIVSTVFLFVLAFTGVYMEFPQYVKPIFTVFSEETKHPRGLKSDVVEDREALTADEAIAIAQREFPDAIFDHLHPPEDEEGTYEVAFRQEGEVQKTFGRAQVFLDQYTGEVLTIRDPRQFTAADTLLAWQFPLHSGEAFGLVGRWLVFFSGLTPAALYATGTLMWWRRHRSRKRKKLVQTSKTQEPAETPELVAAATMASCET, encoded by the coding sequence ATGAATCCGACGACCGGACAGGCAAGCAGCACTCCTTCGAGTGGTACGCGTTTTCGACTGCGGACGCTCTGGCTGAAGACGCACCGCTGGCTCGGCCTGACGGTCGGGCTGCTGCTCGTGTTGATCGGTCTGACCGGCAGCGTTCTCGTCTTTGACCACGCGATCGATGAATGGCTGAATCCGGAGCTGCTGCTGACCGAAGAAAGTGGGTCGCGACAAAGCCTTCAGAACGTAATCGAAGCCGCCGAGCAGTCGCAATCTGCCGATGCGATGTCGGTCACGAAGCCGCGGGTTGAAAACGGCGTCTGGTCAGTCTGGTTTTCGACCGGCACAAAGGAAGATCCGAAATTCACCGCCGTGTACGTCGATCCTTACACTGCCGAGGTCAAAGGCCAGCGGACGTGGGGCGAAGACTTAATGACCTGGATTTATCGGCTGCATTTCCGTCTGGTCGCCGGCTGGGTCGGAGGAGTGATCGTAGGAATCTGTGGTTTGATTCTGATGATCTCCGTCGCCACCGGAGTTTACCTGTGGTGGCCCCTCTGGATGAACAGCTGGCGAGCAGCGTTCGCTGTCCGGGGCGGACCACGCTTCAACTACGATCTCCACAAAACGGTCGGAATCGTGAGCACTGTCTTCCTGTTCGTGCTCGCCTTCACCGGGGTCTACATGGAGTTCCCCCAGTATGTGAAGCCGATTTTCACCGTGTTCTCGGAAGAAACGAAACATCCTCGGGGCCTGAAATCGGATGTGGTCGAGGACCGCGAAGCCCTCACCGCCGATGAAGCGATCGCGATTGCTCAGCGTGAGTTTCCGGATGCGATCTTCGACCATCTGCATCCCCCCGAAGACGAAGAGGGGACTTACGAGGTCGCATTCCGTCAGGAAGGAGAGGTTCAGAAAACCTTCGGCAGAGCACAGGTCTTTCTCGACCAGTACACCGGAGAGGTCCTCACTATCCGCGATCCCCGGCAATTTACAGCCGCCGATACGCTGCTCGCCTGGCAATTTCCCCTGCACAGTGGCGAAGCATTCGGTCTGGTCGGCCGCTGGCTGGTCTTCTTCAGCGGTTTGACTCCCGCCGCCCTGTACGCAACGGGAACCTTGATGTGGTGGCGGCGACATCGCTCCCGCAAACGAAAAAAGCTGGTTCAAACGTCAAAGACGCAAGAACCAGCTGAGACTCCAGAACTCGTTGCCGCCGCGACAATGGCGAGCTGCGAGACATAG
- the bshB1 gene encoding bacillithiol biosynthesis deacetylase BshB1: MLDLLVVATHPDDAEISVGGTMLKAIAEGLQVGILDLTSGEPTPHGTNELRRQETATATKVLGVHWRDNLGLPNRQLEDTLDARRALTNVFRTQRPKMILAPWPEDAHPDHVRASQLCDDARFWSKLSRTDLEGEPYWPSQMFYYFSVHLRIHPKPSVVIDVSDYIDQKMASIACYESQVTTGRDPSFPTPLDDIRDRARYWGWSIHSAYGEPLLSREEIRISSVKGLF, from the coding sequence ATGCTCGACCTGCTTGTTGTTGCGACTCATCCCGATGATGCCGAGATCAGTGTCGGCGGCACGATGCTCAAGGCGATTGCCGAGGGACTGCAGGTGGGCATTCTCGATCTGACGAGCGGCGAACCGACCCCGCATGGAACGAACGAACTTCGTCGTCAGGAAACGGCGACGGCGACGAAGGTGCTCGGCGTCCACTGGCGCGACAATCTGGGCCTGCCGAATCGCCAGCTGGAAGACACGCTCGACGCGCGGCGGGCACTGACGAACGTGTTTCGCACGCAGCGGCCGAAGATGATTCTGGCCCCCTGGCCGGAAGATGCCCATCCCGATCATGTGCGGGCCAGTCAGCTCTGCGACGACGCCCGGTTCTGGTCGAAGCTGTCTCGAACCGATCTCGAAGGCGAGCCCTACTGGCCGTCGCAGATGTTCTACTACTTCAGCGTGCATCTGCGGATTCACCCCAAGCCGAGCGTGGTGATTGATGTCAGCGACTATATCGATCAGAAGATGGCCTCCATTGCCTGTTACGAATCTCAGGTGACGACCGGCCGTGATCCGTCGTTCCCGACTCCGCTCGATGACATACGCGATCGGGCCCGTTACTGGGGCTGGTCCATTCACTCGGCATACGGCGAACCACTGCTTTCCCGCGAAGAGATCCGCATCAGTTCGGTCAAGGGATTGTTCTGA
- a CDS encoding DinB family protein, translating to MSDIKQRFRHGLEVSRAATEKILDEFTNPEDWVRRPAPGTNHAMWIAGHLAVVDGRLSRFVSREYKCDLSKYLPLFAKSTTPLDNLSDYPPIEEVRQLMRDMRAMFLRALEECPEERFVEPTPDGVPPFFKNVGHVFQMAAWHEGIHTGQLSTIHRILGNRPLTDRG from the coding sequence TTGTCAGATATCAAGCAGCGATTTCGTCACGGACTGGAAGTGAGCCGAGCCGCGACCGAGAAGATTCTCGATGAGTTCACCAACCCCGAAGACTGGGTCCGTCGACCGGCTCCGGGAACGAATCATGCGATGTGGATTGCCGGGCATCTCGCCGTGGTCGATGGTCGCCTGTCTCGGTTTGTGAGCCGCGAGTACAAATGCGACCTCTCCAAGTATCTCCCGCTGTTCGCAAAGAGCACCACGCCGCTCGACAACCTTTCGGACTATCCACCGATCGAAGAAGTTCGTCAGCTGATGCGAGATATGCGTGCGATGTTCCTTCGCGCCCTGGAAGAATGTCCGGAAGAGCGATTCGTTGAGCCGACGCCGGATGGGGTGCCGCCGTTCTTCAAGAATGTTGGCCACGTCTTCCAGATGGCGGCCTGGCACGAAGGCATTCACACCGGCCAGCTGTCGACCATTCACCGCATCCTCGGGAACCGCCCGCTGACCGACCGCGGGTAG